The candidate division KSB1 bacterium genome contains the following window.
TCTGGAAAACGTATACCCGAGCCGATGGATTGGCAGGGGATACTGTGTATTGCATTAACCAGGACAAATTTGGCAATATGTGGTTTGGGACGCGCGGAACTGGATTGAGTAAGCTCGATATTAATGGTGTATTGAATAGCTTTATGACTGGCGATAGCAATGTTTATATCTATGATATTGAAATTGATAGTATCAATAACAAATGGATGGCCTTAGCTCAAATTCATGCGCACTTAGATGGAACTTATGTTGTAAAATTTGATGATTCCAGTTTCACTTATTACAGCCCAAGTGGATATCCAAAGGACGATCCTAAACCTATTTGTTTGGGACAGGATGCTTCAGGACATATCTGGTGCGGTACCACCACGGGGCTTGCCTATTGGTTTGACGGTCTTACCTGGCATCCTGTCGAGATCATTCCCAATTCGGATTGGTCGTTCATCAGGGAAATAAAACTAGATCGCAAAGGTAATCTTTATTTTGCTCATGATAAAGGCATTTCAGTAATAAAAGATGGCATTCCGCGTTGGATTTGGGGTGCCTGGCTCATCTATGTAACACCTGACCTCGCTTTTGATAAACAGAATAGATTATGGTTTGCGCTACTTTACGAAGAGCCCTGGGGCTTAGGCATGATAGATGGCAATACTGTGCGCCTCTGGTCGACAACTGATGGTTTGCTTATGCCTGGTACTCGAGCCGTCGCAATTGATTCAAGCAATTATGTTTGGATAGCTAATATTCCTTATGGCCACAATTTTTTTGGCGTATCCAAATTTGACGGTAATACTTTTACTCATTTTAATCACGATGATGGATTAGCCTATGCTTATGTCTATGATATTTACGTCGACAAGAAAGGGCAGATTTGGTTTGGTACTCATGGTGGCGGTGTTTCAGTTTTAAAAGATACGACTACCAATCTTGTCAATCAGTCCGATCAGATTGATACTTCAGAAAAAAATTTTGCTTTATTGCATAGCTATCCTAATCCTTTCAATTCCTCCACTACTATTCAATACCAGTTAAGCCAGAGAGGCAAGGTTGAATTAGCAATCTATAATCTAACAGGAAGCGAGGTGATGAAGTTAATCAATGAAGAACAATCGGCAGGAGGGCATCAGGTGATCTGGAACTCGAAAGACAAAACTGGAAAAGAGGTGACCAGTGGGATTTATATCGCGGTATTAACATCAGGCAATTTTAAAAAATCCATTAAACTTACATTAATCCGTTAAACGAATAGGAGGTTGTTATGAGCATCAATCATTTAAAACCAATGGTAAAGATAATGGTTATCTGCATAACTATCATCGGACTCAATCGTTGTGTCCTGGCCCAAACGTATTTTCCGCTGGGCATCTGGAACTAT
Protein-coding sequences here:
- a CDS encoding T9SS type A sorting domain-containing protein, whose amino-acid sequence is MNRSIFSLITIFSLITIFSLITAPWALSQGIWKTYTRADGLAGDTVYCINQDKFGNMWFGTRGTGLSKLDINGVLNSFMTGDSNVYIYDIEIDSINNKWMALAQIHAHLDGTYVVKFDDSSFTYYSPSGYPKDDPKPICLGQDASGHIWCGTTTGLAYWFDGLTWHPVEIIPNSDWSFIREIKLDRKGNLYFAHDKGISVIKDGIPRWIWGAWLIYVTPDLAFDKQNRLWFALLYEEPWGLGMIDGNTVRLWSTTDGLLMPGTRAVAIDSSNYVWIANIPYGHNFFGVSKFDGNTFTHFNHDDGLAYAYVYDIYVDKKGQIWFGTHGGGVSVLKDTTTNLVNQSDQIDTSEKNFALLHSYPNPFNSSTTIQYQLSQRGKVELAIYNLTGSEVMKLINEEQSAGGHQVIWNSKDKTGKEVTSGIYIAVLTSGNFKKSIKLTLIR